In the genome of Candoia aspera isolate rCanAsp1 chromosome 1, rCanAsp1.hap2, whole genome shotgun sequence, one region contains:
- the SMIM8 gene encoding small integral membrane protein 8 isoform X2 — MSSAPQPPDVQHEAPKEKDYRTPGLRGVRTTTLFRAVNPELFIKPNKAVMAFGLVAVTLCVAYVGYLHAQEENKKDLYEAIDSEGNRLMKRKTSKWD, encoded by the exons ATGTCTTCAGCACCACAGCCTCCAGATGTTCAGCATGAAGCACCCAAAGAGAAAGATTATCGAACGCCGGGACTCCGAGGTGTCCGAACTACTACTTTGTTCCGTGCGGTGAACCCAGAACTTTTCATTAAACCT AACAAAGCAGTTATGGCTTTTGGCCTTGTGGCAGTTACCCTTTGTGTAGCTTACGTTGGGTACTTGCATgcacaagaagaaaacaaaaaggatctCTATGAAGCTATTGACAGCGAAGGAAATAGACTTATGAAACGTAAGACCTCTAAATGGGACTAA
- the SMIM8 gene encoding small integral membrane protein 8 isoform X3: protein MSSAPQPPDVQHEAPKEKDYRTPGLRGVRTTTLFRAVNPELFIKPNKAVMAFGLVAVTLCVAYVGYLHAQEENKKDLYEAIDSEGNRLMKQN, encoded by the exons ATGTCTTCAGCACCACAGCCTCCAGATGTTCAGCATGAAGCACCCAAAGAGAAAGATTATCGAACGCCGGGACTCCGAGGTGTCCGAACTACTACTTTGTTCCGTGCGGTGAACCCAGAACTTTTCATTAAACCT AACAAAGCAGTTATGGCTTTTGGCCTTGTGGCAGTTACCCTTTGTGTAGCTTACGTTGGGTACTTGCATgcacaagaagaaaacaaaaaggatctCTATGAAGCTATTGACAGCGAAGGAAATAGACTTATGAAAC
- the GJB7 gene encoding gap junction beta-7 protein, whose protein sequence is MSWGLLRDILSGVNKYSTEIGRVWLAIVFIFRLLVYIVAAENVWKDEQKEFACNIRQPGCENVCFDHFFPISQVRLWALQLIMVSTPSLLVVLHVAYRENREKRHQTKLYKDLKSIDGGLLCTYLISLLSKTGFEIGFLYLFYKMYGGFDVPHLVKCDTSPCPNAVDCYISKPTEKKVFLYIVVVTSCLCIILNIIEFSYLIFKYSVKCCFRGYIKKVRNSKCEHKKTNAMAHNGITVSLDQDSPTIQGGNEKNVGHHQL, encoded by the coding sequence ATGAGCTGGGGATTGCTGCGAGATATTCTAAGCGGTGTAAATAAATACTCAACAGAAATCGGCAGGGTTTGGCTGGCTATTGTGTTTATATTTCGCCTCCTTGTCTACATTGTAGCTGCTGAAAATGTCTGGAAAGATGAACAGAAGGAATTTGCGTGTAACATTAGACAACCTGGCTGTGAAAATGTCTGCTTTGATCATTTCTTCCCAATTTCCCAAGTAAGGCTTTGGGCCTTGCAACTGATCATGGTCTCTACGCCCTCACTTCTGGTTGTTCTCCATGTCGCCTACCGAGAAAACAGGGAAAAGAGACACCAAACTAAATTGTATAAAGACCTGAAAAGTATTGATGGGGGATTGCTCTGCACCTATCTTATCAGCCTTCTTTCCAAAACTGGATTTGAAATAGGTTTCCTCTACTTGTTTTACAAGATGTACGGAGGATTTGACGTACCCCACCTTGTGAAATGTGATACCAGTCCTTGTCCTAACGCAGTTGATTGCTACATATCCAAGCCCACCGAGAAGAAAGTTTTCCTGTACATTGTGGTGGTTACATCCTGTTTGTGCATAATCTTAAATATAATTGAATTCAGCTATTTGATTTTCAAATACTCAGTCAAATGCTGTTTCAGAGGTTACATCAAGAAGGTCCGAAACTCCAAATGTGaacataaaaaaacaaatgctATGGCTCATAATGGTATCACTGTGTCTCTTGACCAAGATTCACCCACTATCCaaggaggaaatgaaaaaaatgtgggTCACCACCAACTATAA